In Pseudomonas asiatica, the following are encoded in one genomic region:
- a CDS encoding AAA family ATPase: MKFEGTRDYVATDDLKLAVNAAITLERPLLVKGEPGTGKTMLAEQLAASFGARLITWHIKSTTKAHQGLYEYDAVSRLRDSQLGVDKVHDVRNYLKKGKLWEAFEAEERVILLIDEIDKADIEFPNDLLQELDKMEFYVYEIDETIKARQRPIIIITSNNEKELPDAFLRRCFFHYIAFPDRATLQQIVDVHYPNISQSLVSEALDVFFDVRKVPGLKKKPSTSELVDWLKLLMADNIGEAVLRERDPTKAIPPLAGALVKNEQDVQLLERLAFMSRRGNR, encoded by the coding sequence ATGAAGTTCGAAGGCACCCGCGACTACGTCGCCACAGACGACCTGAAACTGGCGGTAAACGCGGCCATCACCCTCGAACGCCCCTTGCTGGTCAAGGGCGAACCCGGCACCGGCAAGACCATGCTTGCCGAGCAGTTGGCGGCCTCGTTCGGTGCGCGCCTGATCACCTGGCACATCAAGTCCACCACCAAGGCCCACCAGGGCCTCTACGAGTACGACGCGGTCAGCCGCCTGCGGGACTCGCAGCTGGGCGTGGACAAGGTCCACGATGTGCGCAATTACCTGAAAAAGGGCAAGTTGTGGGAGGCCTTCGAGGCCGAGGAACGGGTCATTCTGCTGATCGACGAAATCGACAAGGCCGACATCGAGTTCCCCAACGACCTGTTGCAAGAGCTCGACAAGATGGAGTTCTACGTCTACGAAATCGACGAGACCATCAAGGCCAGACAGCGCCCGATCATCATCATCACCTCCAACAACGAAAAGGAGCTGCCGGACGCATTCCTGCGCCGCTGCTTCTTCCACTACATCGCCTTCCCCGACCGCGCCACCCTGCAGCAGATCGTCGACGTGCACTACCCGAACATCAGCCAGTCGCTGGTCAGCGAGGCGCTGGACGTGTTCTTCGACGTGCGCAAGGTACCAGGCCTGAAGAAAAAGCCGTCCACCTCCGAACTGGTCGATTGGCTCAAGCTGCTGATGGCCGACAACATCGGTGAAGCGGTGCTGCGCGAACGCGACCCGACCAAGGCCATTCCACCGCTGGCCGGCGCGCTGGTGAAGAACGAGCAG